Proteins from a genomic interval of Chitinophagales bacterium:
- a CDS encoding AAA family ATPase, whose product MNQHIKLPYSVSNFEDLVHYGYHYIDKTHYIEVLENMSERYFFYLRPRRFGKSLFISLLHHYYGLEHKDKFQQFFGKYYIGQHPTSMANQYYVIDFEFTKINTDSKDTTYNGFLERVRTGIKRFFDAYPDLCSSTEQKATLDKKVPADIMEEIVTLMLRNAPDKKLYVLVDEYDHFANELIAFRLEDFKEIVSLNGFMRKFYEAIKEGTKAGVVDRFFATGITPITLDSMTSGFNIATNLSLDLRVVEMMGFTENTVKELFELSNPSHKDQIDEVLPLMRDWYNGYKFNADAQHKLYNPNMVLYFLNAYQAFGKAPKKMLDINISSDYTKVRRLLTVETPDANYESLKKIVRDREIRGGMTAQFTFERKFTQDDFLSLLFYQGFLTIEDEWAGEFTFRVPNYVVQELYVHYFWELLEDQNQISVNVSKIRDAVREMALKGNPHSFFHLIHDVLHQLADRDYQRFDEKYVKLIMMAELMLTDAYYIESERETPAGYLDISLLQRPPVPINHQYIFELKYLKKENAKRCKAEQETAKKQLLNYIADSDKLRNLKNLQAWTVVVIKDELNVERVN is encoded by the coding sequence ATGAATCAACACATAAAGTTACCCTATAGTGTCAGCAATTTTGAGGATTTGGTACACTATGGATACCACTACATAGACAAAACACACTACATCGAAGTGCTGGAAAACATGTCTGAGAGGTATTTTTTCTATTTGCGTCCTCGGCGTTTTGGCAAAAGTCTATTTATCTCCCTATTGCATCACTACTATGGATTGGAACACAAAGACAAGTTCCAACAGTTTTTTGGGAAATACTATATCGGACAGCACCCTACTTCAATGGCGAATCAATACTATGTAATAGATTTTGAGTTCACCAAAATCAATACAGATTCAAAAGACACCACCTACAATGGTTTTTTAGAACGGGTACGAACAGGCATCAAACGTTTTTTTGATGCTTACCCTGATTTATGTAGTTCGACCGAGCAAAAGGCGACTTTGGATAAAAAAGTTCCTGCCGATATCATGGAGGAAATTGTTACGCTTATGTTGCGAAATGCTCCTGACAAAAAATTGTACGTGTTGGTAGATGAATACGATCATTTCGCCAATGAATTGATTGCTTTTCGGTTGGAGGATTTTAAGGAAATAGTCAGTCTAAATGGTTTTATGCGAAAGTTTTACGAAGCCATCAAAGAAGGAACAAAGGCAGGAGTTGTGGACCGTTTTTTCGCCACAGGCATTACCCCTATTACCTTAGACAGCATGACAAGCGGCTTCAATATTGCGACCAACCTTTCGCTGGATTTACGGGTAGTAGAAATGATGGGTTTTACAGAGAATACGGTCAAAGAACTGTTTGAATTGTCCAACCCGAGTCACAAAGACCAAATAGATGAGGTACTCCCATTGATGCGAGATTGGTACAATGGTTATAAATTCAATGCGGATGCACAACACAAACTCTATAATCCCAACATGGTATTGTACTTTCTAAATGCCTATCAAGCCTTTGGAAAAGCACCCAAAAAAATGTTGGACATCAATATTTCGAGTGACTACACAAAAGTTCGCCGTTTGCTAACTGTCGAAACTCCTGATGCAAACTATGAGTCTTTGAAGAAAATCGTGCGAGATAGGGAAATTAGAGGAGGAATGACAGCTCAGTTTACCTTTGAAAGAAAGTTCACACAAGATGATTTTTTGAGTTTGTTGTTTTACCAAGGCTTTTTGACTATTGAAGATGAATGGGCAGGAGAGTTTACTTTTCGAGTGCCGAATTATGTGGTACAAGAGTTGTATGTCCATTATTTCTGGGAATTATTAGAAGACCAAAATCAGATTTCAGTGAATGTGAGTAAAATCAGAGATGCGGTCAGAGAAATGGCATTGAAGGGCAATCCACATTCCTTTTTTCATTTGATTCACGATGTTTTGCACCAATTGGCAGATAGAGATTACCAGCGATTTGACGAGAAATATGTCAAGCTAATTATGATGGCAGAATTGATGCTAACGGATGCGTATTACATCGAAAGCGAAAGGGAAACTCCTGCTGGCTATTTGGATATTTCTTTGCTGCAACGCCCTCCTGTCCCCATCAATCACCAATACATTTTTGAATTGAAGTATTTGAAGAAAGAAAATGCCAAACGCTGCAAAGCGGAACAAGAGACCGCCAAAAAGCAGTTGTTGAACTACATTGCAGATTCTGACAAGTTGCGAAATCTGAAGAATCTACAGGCATGGACAGTGGTAGTGATTAAGGACGAATTGAATGTCGAGCGGGTAAATTGA
- a CDS encoding sulfite oxidase, with translation MTNNKPTSRRSFLQKTTLATLSGIFGTEIAFAEYVFEGWKPLALTDIGNPFSLKGKHKELVVLNDKPINAEAPPHLLNDKITPNDKLFVRNNGIPPTEVDSKNWTLTIEGEAAKQKVVLSLADLKSKFQHYTYQLTLECGGNGRSEFNPPAKGNQWTTGAVGSPKWTGVRLKDVLEYVGVKSNAIYIGYYGKDTHLSGEPDKVVISRGVPIAKALEEESLIAWAMNGEDLPLQNGYPLRLVFSDVPASTSGKWLYRIVVRDRVHDGPKMTGQSYRVPCEPVAAGSTVADEKMCIIEDMPVKSLITYPKTGAIITLGRTLDIAGHAWAGKLAIKEMHCSMDYGATWQKCTLDAAANRYAWQHWSAKLSFPQKGYYEIWARATDGEGIMQPMVLPGWNPRGYLNNACHRIAVMVK, from the coding sequence ATGACCAACAACAAACCCACTTCAAGACGCTCCTTCCTTCAAAAAACCACTTTAGCTACTCTAAGCGGCATCTTCGGAACAGAAATCGCCTTTGCCGAGTATGTTTTTGAAGGATGGAAACCTTTGGCATTGACCGACATAGGTAACCCTTTCAGCTTAAAGGGCAAGCACAAAGAATTGGTGGTACTGAACGACAAACCCATCAATGCCGAAGCCCCTCCGCATTTGCTGAATGATAAAATCACTCCAAATGATAAACTTTTTGTCCGAAACAACGGCATTCCACCCACTGAAGTCGACTCCAAAAACTGGACGCTGACGATTGAAGGAGAAGCCGCAAAACAAAAAGTTGTTTTGTCTTTGGCAGATTTGAAGTCCAAATTCCAACATTACACCTATCAATTAACCTTGGAATGTGGCGGTAATGGGCGCAGTGAATTCAATCCTCCTGCAAAGGGCAATCAGTGGACAACGGGCGCAGTCGGCAGCCCAAAATGGACGGGCGTTCGCCTCAAAGATGTGTTGGAATATGTTGGCGTAAAGTCCAATGCAATCTATATCGGCTACTATGGCAAAGACACACACCTTTCGGGCGAGCCTGATAAAGTGGTCATTTCGAGGGGCGTGCCGATAGCGAAGGCATTGGAGGAAGAAAGCCTAATCGCTTGGGCGATGAATGGCGAGGATTTACCGCTTCAAAATGGTTATCCCTTGCGCTTGGTTTTTAGTGATGTACCCGCTTCAACTTCGGGCAAATGGCTCTACCGGATCGTGGTGCGTGACCGAGTTCACGATGGCCCAAAAATGACGGGTCAATCCTATCGTGTGCCTTGCGAACCTGTTGCAGCAGGTTCTACGGTGGCGGACGAAAAAATGTGCATCATTGAAGATATGCCTGTCAAATCCTTGATTACCTACCCAAAAACGGGTGCAATTATCACACTTGGGCGGACTTTGGATATTGCAGGTCATGCCTGGGCGGGAAAGTTGGCTATCAAGGAAATGCACTGCTCAATGGACTATGGTGCAACATGGCAAAAATGCACTTTGGATGCTGCCGCCAATCGCTATGCCTGGCAGCATTGGAGCGCAAAATTGTCTTTTCCGCAAAAGGGCTATTACGAAATTTGGGCGAGGGCAACGGATGGCGAGGGCATCATGCAGCCAATGGTGCTTCCTGGTTGGAATCCAAGGGGTTATCTAAACAATGCTTGCCATCGGATTGCAGTGATGGTGAAGTAG
- a CDS encoding exodeoxyribonuclease III: MKIISYNVNGIRAAINKGLVEWLAANEYDIVCFQETKAQPEQIDNALFEALGYHCYWHSAEKKGYSGVGILAKTKPNHIEYGSGMTDYDSEGRILRADFDDFSVMSVYIPSGSSGDVRQDIKMQFLGDFLPYITKLREQCPNLLVSGDYNICHKAIDIHNPVSNKNTSGFLPEERAWMDDWFESGFVDSFRHFNSEPHHYSWWSYRANARNNNKGWRIDYHSVTKPLQERLIGASILPDVKHSDHCPIVVKLK, from the coding sequence ATGAAAATCATCTCCTACAATGTAAACGGTATTCGAGCTGCCATCAACAAAGGTCTGGTCGAATGGTTGGCTGCAAACGAGTACGATATCGTATGCTTTCAAGAAACGAAAGCCCAACCCGAACAGATTGACAACGCACTTTTTGAGGCATTGGGCTATCACTGCTATTGGCACAGCGCCGAAAAAAAGGGCTATAGCGGAGTCGGTATTTTGGCCAAAACAAAACCGAATCACATTGAATACGGTTCTGGCATGACCGACTACGACAGCGAAGGGCGAATTTTGCGAGCCGACTTTGACGACTTTTCGGTGATGAGCGTTTACATTCCTTCTGGCAGTTCGGGTGATGTGCGTCAAGATATCAAAATGCAGTTTTTGGGCGACTTCCTTCCCTACATCACGAAATTGCGAGAGCAATGCCCCAATCTCCTCGTTTCGGGTGACTACAATATTTGCCACAAAGCAATTGACATTCACAACCCTGTGAGCAACAAAAACACATCTGGATTTTTGCCTGAAGAAAGGGCATGGATGGACGATTGGTTTGAAAGCGGTTTTGTGGATTCTTTTCGTCACTTCAATTCTGAACCACATCACTACTCATGGTGGAGCTACCGAGCCAATGCTCGCAACAACAACAAAGGTTGGAGGATTGACTATCATTCGGTTACAAAACCATTGCAGGAGCGGTTGATTGGTGCAAGTATTTTACCTGATGTGAAACATTCAGACCATTGTCCCATAGTTGTAAAATTAAAATAA
- a CDS encoding serine hydrolase domain-containing protein, with translation MKPLSQTSTSIIFFFLVLVGLTNCQQKTQENEEDPVTQIIEIQIDSLLSEPEFKALSMAVWTNGKVHTFHKGQLADGKVPNDQTLYEIASLTKTFTGTLLAQAIHDKKVAIDDDIRTVLTDSLPNLEYEGQPITFRHLVTHTSRLPDMFPHQPEIFNNPDFDKLPFVINDLQKNFTKEQFFSELQKVTLDTLSGHQFKYSNAGANLLGYCLEEIYGKPYEELLKQYIFEPLQMTNTAIQLSEEQQKHLAQGFNHNGKEMPFYTNKQMNAEGGIKSTLDDMVKYMQFHADTTNAIVKISHQELWNGKYGDYESGLFWQIFKDGDKPDQFFQNGGAFGTSSWMTIVPELQTGVYAVTNVSGPNVHQKMSDRVKMIFETLKNK, from the coding sequence ATGAAACCACTTTCTCAAACTTCCACTTCAATCATTTTCTTTTTCTTAGTTCTTGTTGGTTTGACCAACTGCCAACAAAAAACCCAAGAAAATGAAGAAGACCCAGTTACTCAAATCATTGAAATCCAAATAGATTCATTGCTTTCCGAACCAGAATTCAAGGCTCTTTCTATGGCTGTATGGACAAATGGAAAAGTACATACATTTCACAAAGGACAATTGGCAGACGGCAAAGTTCCCAATGACCAAACCCTTTATGAGATTGCGTCTCTCACCAAAACCTTCACAGGAACGCTGCTTGCACAGGCGATTCACGACAAAAAAGTGGCGATAGATGACGACATCCGAACCGTTTTGACTGACAGCTTGCCCAACTTAGAGTATGAAGGCCAGCCGATTACCTTTCGGCATTTGGTGACACATACCAGCAGATTGCCAGATATGTTTCCACACCAACCAGAAATATTCAACAATCCAGATTTTGACAAATTACCCTTTGTGATAAATGACCTTCAAAAGAACTTCACGAAAGAACAGTTTTTCAGCGAACTGCAAAAAGTCACTTTGGACACTCTTTCAGGACACCAATTCAAATACTCCAATGCAGGTGCAAACCTGTTGGGATATTGTTTGGAGGAAATATATGGTAAACCGTATGAGGAACTTTTGAAACAATACATTTTCGAGCCACTTCAAATGACCAACACTGCCATTCAACTTTCTGAGGAACAGCAAAAACACTTGGCGCAGGGCTTTAATCACAATGGCAAAGAAATGCCTTTTTACACCAACAAACAAATGAACGCAGAAGGAGGAATCAAATCCACTTTGGACGACATGGTGAAATATATGCAGTTTCACGCTGACACAACGAATGCAATTGTAAAAATTTCACATCAAGAGTTGTGGAATGGAAAATACGGAGATTATGAAAGCGGTTTGTTTTGGCAAATCTTCAAAGATGGTGACAAGCCCGACCAATTTTTTCAAAATGGTGGTGCTTTTGGTACATCGAGTTGGATGACCATTGTTCCCGAATTGCAAACAGGCGTGTATGCTGTCACCAATGTTTCAGGCCCTAATGTACATCAAAAAATGAGCGATAGGGTGAAGATGATTTTTGAAACACTGAAAAACAAATAA